The region attttatagaTGCAGGTTGAATAATCAAATTAACTTATAGAAATAGCAGTATTTCTTGTGTTTGTTAACTTTTTAaagaaaattaattaaaatacTGCGACGTGTATGTTCTGATacaatttttaaattatattatgtTAAATTTTGACATACGAGCAATtactccaaataaattttcaaaatgttTACCAATTAACATAACACGCGAAAAATTTTCTAGACTGCATATGTGTATTCAGATCTGATGTTAGTATTAAAAAAATTACCATCTATATTTTGACATTGGAGAAATTTTAGGTAAAAAATTTGGTTTATCTAGAATTTTTCTTAACACAAACAGACCTTTAAATATATTATTGTTAAATTATGTGTTTGTCTGTCAACAAATTAAATTGAAATTTTAATTTTGAGAAATTATATCACCTGCTAAAATTGAGAATATTTTtcaaataattattataattattttttgcTACAATAACTATAAATATTACCTATTTCGTCCCACTAAATTCTTTAGATATTTTTTTCTCATGTTTGACACGCAGTTTAAGGCTATTATAAAATACagttctataatttatttttaaaatttttatttttcaatataaaagtttaaacgtcatatttttatttaaaaactACTTAAATCACGGGACCCTTGAAATGCATGTTGATTTCCCGTCCCCAATGTAAAAAATGTAGTGGGACGGAGAAAGTAGAAAAATTATTTTACAGAAAagattttttaataaataattaaatttgaacgGGAACAGAGTCTATAACACAATTTTTTAAGCAATGAAAAAAAATTCAGCCCCCTACAACTTGGAGGTCTGGGTCAGCCCCTGAGAAGGGACATCTTCTTCACTGTTGTAAATATTGAATATAGTGCTACAATACAACATCAATCCGCATGATTGTTTGTGTAACCCCCCAAGAGGTATACCCAATTGTTTGATAACCTGCGATCCAAATGTTCTAGTTACTAGTTAGTATGATCCCTGTTAGACGCATTCAAATTTACCGAAATTTATCAAGTTAAGAGGCGAGATGTTACAATACTGGGTGCCACAACGGGATCCAAACGCAGAGGGGCCTTAATCTCTTTTGTTCCTTCTCGGCCGTCTGCGTTTCCGCAGCATCTGATTCCAACTTTCAAGTAAGATTAAAAACTTTAAGGTCTTGTAGATATCCATATTTACATTGAAGTAATCTGGTATCTCTGTCTAAAAATATTACTTTCAGGATGCTGATTCGGTAAAATTGCGTAATATATGTGGTTAAACTATTTACATATAAACGTACTCATCGTgattgtaggatttcaagtccAAAACATTTCATTAAGGTCAGTCAGGGCATGTACTTTTTTCTACTGAACTAGACTTGGCTTTCTATTTTTCTTATTGATTACTGAACGCAAGCCAGGGTCAAGTCTAGACTAGCCTCCATTTGGTTTCATTTCTGACTGTAGACCGGTCTAAATCCTATTCCGTATTAGGTTTGGGGGTTTTCATTTGTAATGCTAAGAATGATGTCAAAGTAATCCTCCAAGTGTTTTTTTTTTGTGATCCAAACAAGTGTACCTGCACTACTTATAATGTTCAACTTGAATCCTGTAAATAAGCTACAACGAACCGTATTATCAAACAGTTTGATTCAAACTGCTATTTTTAGACTTCCAAATTTTAGCACTCCCTTCTTTCTTTCTTCATTCGTTTTGGCAATATAAAGAAACAGGTAAAACAAGATACCAAATATTCAAGTTTTATTGAATTTAACTTGGATTATCCAAGTTAAATCATGCAATTACATCTACAATACAGAGTACCATGGATACAGTTGAGCTGGTAACTGGTTATGTCATCGACTGGAGAAAGTACACTCCTGAGGCTTTAGTAACTGAATACAATGGACTTATTTAGGATACATTGCACGAAAACCACGCCAAGTTTCAGTTACCTGAGGCTTGCCTTGCGTTTGCTGCGAGGCCTGTAGGCTATATAAAGATTTTAGCTGTTTGCTTATTAGCTGGCTGTCACTAACTGCTTGTTGGAGCTCTAAATCATCAGCCCACCATTGGTCTAAACCATGGGCCTCTAGAAACCTTTGCTTTCCCTTTGACAACACAAATAGCTTTGCAGCAGCCGCTTGTCCGGTTATCTGACCCACATTCTCCTTGTCTATTTGCTTCACTTCTGCTCCTGCAGGATCAGTATAATAGCAGCAAATATAGTCACTGGTGTTCACATATAAATGCGGCATCCATTTGTTCAGTCCAGTACTAGAGTTTTTGCTTTCATCCCCGCTGCCTTGAGTTTCAGTGGCATAAGGAAACATTGCTCTAATCCTCTTCCAGGCAAAGCCAGCTCTTTCACTAATATTTTTTATACTCATGGCAAGTGAAACAGATGGTGGATTAAACAAATGTGTCTCCACATAGATTCCCTGTTTGGCCAATGCTTTCCCTACTTGGAGCGCAAATCCTGCCCCCAAGGAATGGCCTGCTATGCAAACATTATTACTTCCATACTTATCAGCGATTGATTTCAGTGCTCCTAAAGCTCCGCTGAATCTAACAGAACCCTTTAAGCTTTCCCAAGCTAAAAACCGAAGGTCATCTTCTATGTCCCGTCTAAATGTAAGACTCTTAAGTAAAGTACCACGGAGAACTAAAACAGCCCTAGGTGCACCACTGGGTCTAACAAGTACAAAATCTGCCAAAGCTGCAGACCGATCCCATTCAAGTATTGCGCCATATATGGATCCATCTCTACCATCTATCAATGTTTGGGAGAGCTTGTACTTAAACGGTATCCACCATTTTGCAGCAAGAGCAGTTTGCTCTGACTTATTTTCTTGTCTGTCAAGTTCAAGCAGGTAAACTGCTTGTATAAAGCAGGCAATGACTGTCCTCTTATAATTGCCATCTTTCCTAAAGATAAGAATTCATATCTTTTAGTGTTGATTGACTGAATCTTAAATTGTAAACAAATAAAACTTTAAACTGTAAACATGTAGCGCATTAAAACCATCAACTATGAAAAACAATTTCAAACTACAAGGAAAAACATGGAAATCTGTTTAACTGAAATACCAAACAATCAAAAGTTTCAGTTAACCAATTAAATGTAGACCCCTGTTCTGACAAATTTTTGTACCAGTAAAGTGTTAGGAAACAtaataaatagaataaatattaaatcAGTTACGAATCTGAATAATTAGTGTGTGCATCAGTTATGAATTTCAAAGGGAGGATTTGGTGGGAATAATAATattttagctttaatttagggatTGTGAGTTGAAATTGGGGTTATAAATAGGGAAGCCATTTATATGTTTGAGAGAGGAAGAAATAAGATTGACCTATGTGTGTTTGTGGAGAGTGGTGGTCTCTCGAATACCACCTAGTTGTGTGTGTGTTTATCAATAAAAGAATTcatttctttatatatatatatacaaatataagGACTGGATAGGTCCTAACAGTGGTATCAGAGCACCTCTGTTCTTGGGGCAACGACAACTGCAAAATAAGTTGAAAATCGAATCGACGACTTCCAgggaattttttttttgtaaagaTGCAAGCAAAATTTTTGAAGTTGGATATTGAAAAGTTTCAAAATGACATTTCTTTCCTCAAAGAAGGTATGGTTGCTATACTTGCAAAAATGGACAACTATAGTCGCAAGACTACTGGACCATTTTCGTCTGCTCGTGAGGATTCGCAAGGCTTGGAACACGCCCAGAAGTCGGTCCACGAAACTGAGGAGAAGCTGAAGGGAGTAAAAGCGAATGATAGAGAACTTAAATCAGATTTTCAAAAAATTGATTTTGGAAAACTTCAAGAAGATGAAAGGTCTCATCAGCAACCACCAGTATTGGAGGTTTTAGGGCAGACTCCATTAAATTCTAATAGTGGCAACAACAAAGAACAAGAGACTTGTTTGTTTGATGTCTCATCGCCTCCAAGCTCATCCATGTACTCTTTATCACAAAGACTTGAAATATTCGAAGGCTTAAAACTTGAAGGTGGGTCGTTGAAGGCTGAAAGTTAATTTTGACAGCTATTTTGAATTAGTAAACCTCTCAACACCAACTAAGAAGGTATTGTCAGCTGTAGTATACTTGAGAAATGATCTTTTGTTCTTGGACTATTGCGGGGAATATCAGCGGCCTTCTTGTAACTGGGAGGAATTTAGAAAATTATTGGCGGAGAGGCAGGGGTTCTGGAttagaaagaaaaggaaaaagaaagaatgaGACAATTTTCTCATTTGAACCTTGAGGACAAGGTTCAAGTTTGGGCGGTGGGTAATGTTAGGAAACAtaataaatagaataaatattaaGTCAGTTACGAATCTGAATAATTAGTGTGTGCATCAGTTATGGATTTCAAAGGGAGGATTTGGtggaaataataatattttagctttaatttagggatTGTGAGTTGAGATTGGGGTTATAAATAGGGAAGCCATTTATATGTTTGAGAGAAGAAGAAATAAGATTGACTTATGTGTGTTTGTGGAGAGTGGTGGTCTCTCGAATACCACCTAGTTGTGTGTGTTTATCAATAAAAGAATTcgtttctttatatatatatatatatatatatatacaaatataagGACCGGACAGGTCCTAACATAAAGGTTTGGCCATAATCACCTTTACATGCCAAAATGCCAGGAGGCAACGCACAACAATCAAGAAAATAACAAGTAACAAGGTCTCATTATTGATTATTAAGCATAAAATTAGCTGCTTAAGAAAATGGCAGAACGGGGAGAGCAAGTTAATCGCTAATCAATGGGGGTGAAACGGGTGAGCGATGAGTCAAATAGGTAGTCAAAAGAATGCCAAGGGAATCCGCAAACCAGGTTGACATTAATGAATTTATATCTTTATCAGATTTAGGCGACAAATAAATTCAGTGTCTAGAACTTACTCTGTACTTGCAGATAAGTAAAGTGTTTATAAAATTGAGAACAACATTTCTCATGTGCCTAGAACGTCCATGGCAAGTGACTAAAATGTGCCTGACAAACCATGCTCTTAATGACTTTAAACTGAATATCATTTACGTGATGTAAAATGAATTGCATTTAAGTTGATAGAACAAGGTCTAAAATTTTCCATAGTCAGTACACCAATGAATATTTAGCCAAACGCTGCTCAAAAGGGAAAAAGGGACATACTCACTTATCCCGAGCGACTGGGGATTAACACAGCCTTGCCCCTATTAGAGAGGCTATTTTTCTTTTGCTAAAGAGTAGAGAGGCCTTTTTCAGATAATGGCCAGAAGACCAATTGGTCGTGAGTATGGAACCTAATCATTTGGTCAACTCAGTTCTCCGAAATGCAGATCAAAGCAAACTGCAATTTAGTCTTATAAAAAGTGACACTATTCTTAacgaaaaaaagaaaaaaagaacaGAATTACAAGTGTCTGAAACACCATGATAGCATTAGCAGTGCTAATACTTGAGGAAACCAAAGTAAGAAACAATGATGATAACTGATAAATAGTAACTGATACTTAACAGATCTAACTTGTACTATACAGCAATATGATGcactccctccctccctccctccctccctcccatATAATTGGACATctatattaaatttaaattaaaaaatgaaaCAGCAAGTACAGAACAACAAATATAATTACAAAGACAAACTACAATCAAAACTACAGGTGGGAGGGGGGGGGATTTAAACAAACATACCAACTAGAATTGAGAAGATCACGCCAATTAGGAGAAGAAACTTTACGAGGCCCTGAAACATGAAAAGCAAACGGATGATCATTATTATTACTGTTCACCACCCCCGTCAGTGATGTAATTTCGTTCACTTGTTTCACCGCCGCCATCTCCGCCTCCGTCTCCGCCATTATATATAATAGTAACTGTGAGTGTATATATAATGAACTACGCACACAACTAATACTAGTTTTCTGATTCTTATTCTCGCAGCACTGAACTGAATGGGCGGAGAGAAAGGAGATAAAAAGACCCCCTCTGTGAACTTTATCGCATCTGATTCCCACCAAATTCAATTTGGTTAATTTGAGGTTAATTATAACACTAACGACGATTAGGAGTTTGATTAGTCCTCCCTCACTATTCACTAAACGTTTCTCTTTTGCTTTCTTAAGCGTTTCCGTTAACTAACTGCCCCCATTTCATATTTTATTTCCCGGGTGTAATTCCTCTTGGAATGTGTTAACCGTTGGACTTTAATATACACGCGTAACACGCCCCTTTAATCTTTGTTGTTTTTACCGTTTTTTAATTCTTACCCCAGAAACAAatcaaaaccaaaccaaacataccCGGTATATCCCGCTTAATGCAGGGTCCGGGGAGGGTAAGATATACACATCCTACCCCTCATTCCGAAGAATGAAGAAACTATTTCCCGAAAGACCCCCGGCTTGTGTGTGCGTGTTAAAATACATAAAAAGTGAAAAGAATGATATAAAATATACGCAAGAATATATATTCACTTcaaacaaaaaaaaattgatCACTTAAATTGAAAAGAGTCGAACAAACCTTAACCCATGGTATAATTCACATGAGACTTACCTAATTATTTGTTGCTTGTTGTTTGGTCGCCGACAAGTTTCAACCAATCGGGTAAGAAGTGTGAAAATCCATTTTGAAATATGTAATGATGAACAAGTACGTATACGTGTGTGACCGGTAAATACAAAAAGTAACCGCTTAAAAAAAAGTTGTTTCTTCTGCCATAAGTAGTGCAAGAAAACTTAAAGATGATGACGGTGGTTACGTAAATCGCGTGCGAGAGAGAGTTTCCCCGTATCTTTAATTTATAGTAGAATCACGGAAATCAAAAGCCCCAAATAAAAATTCATGCATTGGATAAGGGGGAAGGAGTTAGGAAGAGGGAGCACCCTTTGCCCTAATAACTAATTGTAATAATGATATTTTAATATACTGTTTTGTAATATTTTGCCCTGAAACAAATCAATTTATCAAATGTGTGATTTAATTGTAAGCTTTAAATTACTAGTCTGAGTTTtctcaaataataaaataataaaatttattaaagtatgagaaattttattaaaataaatcagaaCCCACTTTGCTTAACCTATTTACCATCGTATCACCAAATAACACATTTTCCCCACTCGTTAATGCCGTAAACCACTCATGGCGACTCCTTTCCCGAGATAATGAAATGTATTAGGGATGGGCACGGGACACTTGGAGTCGAGTAGTGGTATCTACCCTGACCCCTGATTCCCGAATTTGATAACAATTCCTGAATCCGCCATGAACCTTGAATGAAAATTATTTTTCTCGTGATCCCCGCCCCTAACGGGGAAGATACTCCCAAAAATTCGATGATTTTgcttttaattaaaataataataattgatagggaataaataaatcatgattacgtaattaaatattacattaattacacatgatttgggctacaaggcccaataagaagatgtatgacattcagaccaaaaaagttaacacattgatcaggcctaatggaccagatcaggcctgatggaacaaagaaggcccaaaaccctgaatattaattaatttcgtaattaattaataagggaaaaatcagctgttgagaagagtcccaataaggacataaatccttgcagattagcctctgagggacctagaaggataaggaatcaatttccta is a window of Apium graveolens cultivar Ventura chromosome 11, ASM990537v1, whole genome shotgun sequence DNA encoding:
- the LOC141697448 gene encoding GDSL esterase/lipase At4g10955-like isoform X2; translation: MAETEAEMAAVKQVNEITSLTGVVNSNNNDHPFAFHVSGPRKVSSPNWRDLLNSSWKDGNYKRTVIACFIQAVYLLELDRQENKSEQTALAAKWWIPFKYKLSQTLIDGRDGSIYGAILEWDRSAALADFVLVRPSGAPRAVLVLRGTLLKSLTFRRDIEDDLRFLAWESLKGSVRFSGALGALKSIADKYGSNNVCIAGHSLGAGFALQVGKALAKQGIYVETHLFNPPSVSLAMSIKNISERAGFAWKRIRAMFPYATETQGSGDESKNSSTGLNKWMPHLYVNTSDYICCYYTDPAGAEVKQIDKENVGQITGQAAAAKLFVLSKGKQRFLEAHGLDQWWADDLELQQAVSDSQLISKQLKSLYSLQASQQTQGKPQVTETWRGFRAMYPK
- the LOC141697448 gene encoding GDSL esterase/lipase At4g10955-like isoform X1 codes for the protein MIIRLLFMFQGLVKFLLLIGVIFSILVDGNYKRTVIACFIQAVYLLELDRQENKSEQTALAAKWWIPFKYKLSQTLIDGRDGSIYGAILEWDRSAALADFVLVRPSGAPRAVLVLRGTLLKSLTFRRDIEDDLRFLAWESLKGSVRFSGALGALKSIADKYGSNNVCIAGHSLGAGFALQVGKALAKQGIYVETHLFNPPSVSLAMSIKNISERAGFAWKRIRAMFPYATETQGSGDESKNSSTGLNKWMPHLYVNTSDYICCYYTDPAGAEVKQIDKENVGQITGQAAAAKLFVLSKGKQRFLEAHGLDQWWADDLELQQAVSDSQLISKQLKSLYSLQASQQTQGKPQVTETWRGFRAMYPK